In one Pseudomonas marginalis genomic region, the following are encoded:
- a CDS encoding MazG-like family protein: MNLEHLTERLHRIRDTNDWKPFHSPKNLAMAASVEMAELVEIFQWLTEDQSRQLPADKLAHAGQEVGDIVLYLLLLCSELGLDMNEVVRAKLADSERRFAHE; encoded by the coding sequence ATGAACCTCGAACACCTCACCGAACGTCTGCACCGCATCCGCGATACCAACGACTGGAAGCCATTCCACAGCCCGAAGAACCTGGCCATGGCCGCCAGCGTGGAAATGGCCGAACTGGTGGAAATCTTCCAGTGGCTCACCGAAGACCAGTCCCGCCAGTTACCCGCCGACAAACTTGCCCACGCCGGCCAGGAAGTGGGCGATATCGTGCTGTACCTGCTGTTGCTGTGCAGCGAGCTGGGCCTGGACATGAACGAGGTGGTGCGCGCCAAACTGGCCGACAGCGAGCGGCGGTTTGCCCATGAGTGA
- a CDS encoding methyltransferase yields MSDRHFDQLATRFAEKIYGGAKGAIRLAVLQADLAEALPERPLRVLDIGAGLGHMSLWLAERGHQVTLAEPAEPMLEGARQRFAEAGQDATFIHAPWQDLLGQLTEPYDLVLCHAVLEWLAEPHGILPVLHQLTLPGGWLSLAFYNRDALIYRNLLKGHFRKMRKNDMAGEKQSLTPQQPLDPRELAAQLEGLWQVESQSGVRVFHDYMPVEFQARADLKDLVEMELAHRRHPSFAGLGRYLHWICRPV; encoded by the coding sequence ATGAGTGACCGGCATTTCGACCAGTTGGCCACGCGCTTCGCCGAGAAAATCTACGGCGGCGCAAAAGGCGCGATTCGCCTGGCAGTGCTCCAGGCCGACCTGGCTGAGGCCCTGCCGGAGCGCCCGTTACGCGTGCTGGATATCGGCGCGGGCCTGGGGCATATGTCGCTGTGGCTGGCCGAACGCGGCCATCAGGTGACCCTGGCCGAACCCGCCGAGCCGATGCTCGAGGGCGCGCGCCAACGCTTCGCCGAGGCCGGGCAGGACGCCACCTTTATCCACGCGCCGTGGCAAGACTTGCTCGGCCAGCTCACCGAGCCCTACGACCTGGTGCTTTGCCACGCCGTGCTGGAATGGCTGGCCGAACCCCACGGGATCCTGCCGGTGCTGCATCAGCTGACGCTGCCCGGTGGCTGGCTGTCGCTGGCGTTCTACAACCGCGATGCACTGATTTATCGCAACCTGCTCAAAGGCCATTTCCGCAAGATGCGCAAGAACGACATGGCCGGCGAAAAGCAGAGCCTGACCCCACAACAGCCCCTCGACCCGCGGGAATTGGCGGCGCAACTCGAAGGGCTTTGGCAGGTCGAAAGCCAAAGTGGCGTGCGGGTATTCCACGACTATATGCCGGTGGAATTCCAGGCCCGCGCCGACTTGAAGGACCTTGTAGAGATGGAGCTCGCTCACCGTCGTCACCCAAGCTTTGCCGGACTTGGGCGTTATTTGCACTGGATCTGCCGTCCGGTATAA
- a CDS encoding DUF4136 domain-containing protein: MRRLCLILLSLGLGACSSPNPYVAASAPMPPAPAQAATTFDASAYPAPVRDYGAYRNWAWRNGQLPAGTAWADSAQVAEAVSGALDQRGLRPLHDNRPADLLVSADVRLEKRLKQVQDDYGYGYGGYNRYGPGYGMYNSVPIVRTYEVQVVVVRVNLFDARSGQPVWSASAETGSQGSLSERADALRQAVQKAMTAYPPS; encoded by the coding sequence ATGCGTCGTCTCTGTTTGATCCTGTTATCCCTCGGGCTGGGCGCCTGCTCCAGCCCCAACCCTTATGTGGCGGCTTCTGCGCCCATGCCACCGGCGCCCGCGCAGGCGGCCACGACCTTCGACGCCAGCGCCTACCCGGCACCGGTGCGCGACTATGGCGCCTACCGCAATTGGGCCTGGCGCAACGGCCAGCTCCCGGCCGGCACGGCCTGGGCGGACTCGGCGCAGGTCGCCGAAGCGGTCAGCGGTGCCCTCGACCAGCGCGGCCTGCGGCCCTTGCACGACAACCGCCCGGCGGACCTGCTGGTGAGCGCCGATGTACGCCTGGAGAAGCGTCTCAAGCAGGTCCAGGACGATTACGGCTACGGATACGGCGGCTATAACCGCTACGGCCCGGGCTACGGCATGTACAACTCGGTGCCGATCGTGCGCACCTATGAAGTTCAAGTGGTGGTGGTGCGGGTTAATCTGTTCGACGCCCGCAGCGGCCAGCCGGTGTGGAGTGCCAGCGCGGAAACCGGCAGCCAGGGCAGCCTCAGCGAGCGTGCGGATGCGTTGCGCCAGGCCGTGCAGAAGGCGATGACCGCCTATCCTCCGAGTTAA
- a CDS encoding DUF4136 domain-containing protein has translation MFRRIATLAFVVLLGGCQTSQVNHDFDASRDFGAYRNWAWKDPALQYRPDDPRIKSDLTEQRIRQAVGEQLDQRGLRPAAAGTRADLNVQAYLIVEDRQQQVTTNYGGAWGGPWNGYWGAPMYNETRNITYKVATIQIDLLDGKDGKLVWRGSDEQMMSSTPNPQDRNNAIRTTVTRILSSYPPH, from the coding sequence ATGTTTCGTCGTATCGCTACGCTAGCTTTTGTTGTGCTGCTGGGCGGTTGCCAGACCAGCCAGGTCAACCACGATTTTGATGCCAGCCGCGACTTCGGCGCCTACCGCAACTGGGCCTGGAAAGACCCGGCGCTGCAATACCGCCCCGATGATCCGCGGATCAAGAGCGACCTCACCGAACAACGCATCCGCCAGGCCGTGGGTGAACAGCTTGACCAGCGCGGCCTGCGCCCGGCAGCCGCAGGCACCCGGGCTGACCTGAACGTGCAGGCCTACCTGATCGTCGAAGACCGCCAGCAACAAGTCACCACCAACTATGGCGGCGCCTGGGGTGGCCCGTGGAACGGCTATTGGGGCGCGCCGATGTACAACGAAACACGCAACATCACCTACAAGGTGGCGACCATCCAGATCGACCTGCTCGACGGCAAGGACGGCAAGCTGGTGTGGCGCGGCAGTGATGAACAGATGATGAGCAGCACGCCCAACCCCCAGGATCGTAATAACGCGATTCGCACGACGGTGACCCGCATCCTCTCCAGCTACCCACCGCACTGA
- a CDS encoding pilus assembly protein TadG-related protein has protein sequence MSPRLGCRQRGAIGLMAAGTLALALVFLLLAVDSGRLYLEKRKLQSIADTAALEAAGRGGLCSPTTSANDYAVQNAARNGFTVVAGDSSRGLAVTCGTLTTNAGNIRVFSADASKNEAIRVVATRSVVTSVATGIWNMFSGTPASTQMTLAASAVAAYAPPVAQLTIRSSLATVDSAKSPLLNMVIGNLLGGSLSLTAAGWNGLLATNLNLLGYLDQLAIELNVTAGDYDALLNTAVSANQLIDAAVKVLQKNGAVATAVINDVISLKAIAPNTQLLKVADLLKVASGTPAAALNTNVQLFQLLEAVAQLSNSKGAVSAAAQVNIPLVGNVSIQTKVIEPPQLSAIGNPAKAKAGLLNNPQTDQIVVRTAQVRTLVTVDAPIIKLVSGVSSILTGLATPVSKVVGGLLNLNIPAVVGGVLCLVACNVTDVDITQSLSIYIEAASAQSQVTDYSCATPATKSLTVQATTAMATLGVGYVDPATAFSSSAPVTVQPVRLIDFGQRYCIVLSLICGTRTAGVGGGLNVKALSTVAAQTSSLLFLPVADMNAAPTYKSPTGTANIVNSLGATLSGLQVTYVPPSGSTPGAANGTVTTALATITSAVVTLVQDVLSPLLDPIVNTLLPALGINLGNAEVGANLTCQMGRAYLVI, from the coding sequence ATGTCTCCCCGACTCGGTTGCAGGCAGCGTGGTGCGATTGGCTTGATGGCAGCGGGCACCCTGGCGTTAGCGCTGGTGTTCCTGCTGCTGGCGGTGGACAGCGGCCGCCTCTACCTGGAAAAGCGCAAGCTGCAGTCCATTGCCGACACCGCCGCCCTGGAGGCCGCCGGGCGTGGTGGCCTGTGCAGCCCGACCACCAGCGCCAACGACTATGCCGTGCAGAACGCCGCGCGCAATGGCTTCACCGTGGTTGCCGGCGACAGCAGTCGTGGCCTGGCCGTGACCTGCGGCACATTGACGACCAATGCCGGCAACATCCGCGTATTCAGCGCCGACGCCAGCAAAAACGAGGCCATTCGGGTAGTGGCGACGCGCAGCGTAGTAACCAGCGTCGCCACCGGTATCTGGAATATGTTCAGCGGTACGCCGGCGTCCACCCAGATGACCCTGGCTGCCAGCGCCGTGGCCGCGTACGCGCCGCCAGTGGCGCAACTGACGATTCGCAGCAGCCTGGCGACGGTGGATTCGGCGAAGTCCCCGCTATTGAACATGGTCATTGGCAACCTGTTGGGCGGCAGCCTGTCGCTGACGGCGGCGGGCTGGAATGGCTTGCTGGCGACGAACCTCAACCTGCTCGGCTACCTGGACCAGTTGGCGATTGAGCTGAACGTGACGGCGGGTGACTACGATGCGCTGCTCAACACCGCCGTATCCGCCAACCAGCTGATCGATGCCGCGGTAAAGGTGCTGCAAAAAAACGGAGCGGTGGCGACGGCGGTCATCAACGATGTGATTTCATTGAAAGCCATCGCGCCCAATACCCAGCTGCTGAAAGTCGCAGACCTGCTGAAGGTTGCCAGCGGAACACCGGCCGCGGCGCTGAATACCAACGTGCAGTTGTTTCAATTGCTGGAGGCCGTGGCGCAGCTGTCCAATAGCAAGGGTGCGGTGAGTGCGGCCGCTCAGGTGAATATTCCCCTGGTGGGCAATGTCTCGATCCAGACCAAAGTCATCGAGCCGCCGCAATTGTCGGCCATCGGTAATCCGGCGAAGGCCAAGGCGGGGCTTCTGAATAACCCGCAGACGGATCAGATTGTTGTCCGAACCGCGCAAGTGCGCACATTGGTTACGGTGGATGCGCCGATCATCAAGCTGGTGTCGGGGGTTTCATCAATCCTGACCGGGTTGGCGACACCGGTGTCGAAGGTGGTCGGCGGCCTGTTGAACCTGAATATCCCGGCAGTGGTGGGCGGCGTGTTGTGCCTGGTGGCGTGTAACGTCACCGACGTGGATATCACACAATCACTGTCCATCTACATCGAGGCGGCCAGTGCGCAGAGTCAAGTCACGGACTACAGCTGTGCCACGCCGGCCACAAAGTCGCTAACGGTGCAGGCCACCACCGCCATGGCTACCTTGGGCGTGGGCTATGTCGACCCTGCCACCGCGTTTTCATCATCGGCGCCAGTCACCGTGCAGCCGGTCAGGCTGATCGATTTTGGCCAGCGCTACTGCATTGTGCTGTCGCTGATATGCGGCACGCGTACAGCGGGTGTAGGCGGTGGTTTGAATGTGAAGGCGTTGTCTACCGTGGCAGCGCAGACCAGCTCGTTGCTGTTTTTACCGGTCGCCGATATGAATGCCGCGCCGACCTACAAAAGTCCAACCGGCACCGCCAATATCGTCAATAGCCTGGGAGCAACCCTGAGCGGCCTGCAGGTTACCTACGTACCGCCCAGCGGCAGCACACCCGGTGCGGCGAACGGCACTGTTACGACGGCCCTGGCTACCATCACCAGCGCGGTGGTCACCCTTGTCCAGGACGTCCTGTCACCGCTGCTCGACCCCATTGTCAACACGCTGCTCCCGGCCCTGGGCATCAACCTGGGCAACGCCGAAGTCGGCGCCAACCTGACGTGTCAGATGGGCCGCGCCTACCTGGTGATCTGA
- a CDS encoding PAS domain-containing sensor histidine kinase has product MTAGNNFFERLRGRVGTQAFEAPTVPAAGLRVLLDHQGHVVDISGTLRSQLAMPVAGEARPLLRELLCASSALSIEGSPADWQRHTLDLDFQGSAGQVLPTRGWVEPEGDRWVLHLLDIGDLLAGRHLAEQREQNHQLACRMSEQLRVCSLSRLPETFNEQLRSLAQRWRIPCVALALLDEANQGWRIYSQYTAHDAPGLWQTGQHLGASLDSVNGNALLSLAHGRIDNPRLQSIFGDIDGLLVPYRDSQGVAAWLLCGFYGGEPHTRERDWLDLTAALAAPLLNRLREQRSHQQLERMEALQELLGTGWWELLPATQEIQLAPQLLHSLGQEHGATRQALALWLELIHPADRQELLSHLQDLQALDKPLLTSVRLPGSDADHTPIWYRVQGQVLGVGDNRRWVGFMLNISDIKNQQLQAAAAHARLDNLIASSPAVIYVQRYVGGALHPAFFSDSLLPLLGWSLADCSHDGLASLIHPEDRELYFQRTRQLLREGNVRSRYRVRDTRGDYHWLLDEAKLLRDDLGLPVEAVGLWLDVTDATLAAEQVRQSEERYRILVEDSPAMICRYRPDLTLTFGNTPLANYLECLPAQLPGRQLDAWLSDEQRQAFIQRICRLTPEFPVSTAEISLQLPGREHAWWVWSDRGVFDEQGQLVEVQAVGRDNTEVRRSQQQLTQSAKMATLGEMATGLAHEINQPLNVMRMAIVNVLKRLANGDAQIDYLTEKLKRIDTQVQRAARVVDHMRVFGRRSEIEQQPFDPVQAVEGTISLLSEGLRGKGVDLRITPADFRVQVKGHVDQLEQVLINLMVNARDALLSQRETAAQLRPWIALHCEHDSRHVRIWVEDNGGGIDPRLLERIFEPFFTTKPIGVGTGLGLSVSYGIVENMGGRLSVINGEEGARFCVELPVVQITR; this is encoded by the coding sequence TTGACTGCGGGGAATAATTTCTTCGAGCGCCTGCGGGGCCGTGTCGGCACCCAGGCCTTCGAGGCGCCCACTGTCCCTGCGGCAGGGCTGCGCGTGTTATTGGATCATCAAGGTCATGTGGTGGACATCAGCGGCACACTGCGTTCGCAACTCGCCATGCCCGTCGCGGGTGAAGCACGGCCGCTGCTGCGGGAGTTGCTGTGCGCCAGCAGCGCCTTGAGTATCGAAGGCAGCCCTGCCGACTGGCAACGCCATACCCTGGACCTGGACTTCCAGGGCTCTGCCGGCCAGGTCCTGCCCACCCGTGGCTGGGTCGAGCCGGAGGGCGACCGCTGGGTGCTGCACCTGCTGGACATCGGCGACTTGCTCGCCGGCCGCCACCTGGCTGAACAGCGCGAGCAGAACCACCAACTCGCCTGCAGGATGAGCGAACAGTTGCGAGTGTGCAGCCTGAGTCGCCTGCCCGAGACGTTCAACGAGCAACTGCGCAGCCTGGCCCAACGCTGGCGTATCCCCTGTGTGGCCCTGGCATTGCTCGATGAAGCCAACCAGGGTTGGCGGATCTACAGCCAATACACCGCTCACGACGCCCCGGGCTTGTGGCAAACCGGCCAACATCTGGGGGCCAGCCTGGACAGTGTCAACGGCAACGCGCTCCTGAGCCTGGCCCACGGGCGCATTGACAACCCCCGCCTGCAGAGCATTTTCGGCGATATCGACGGTTTGCTGGTGCCCTACCGTGACAGCCAGGGCGTGGCAGCCTGGTTGCTCTGCGGTTTCTACGGCGGCGAACCGCACACCCGCGAACGTGACTGGCTGGACCTCACCGCCGCACTCGCCGCCCCGCTGCTGAACCGCCTGCGCGAACAACGCAGCCATCAGCAACTGGAGCGCATGGAGGCCCTGCAAGAACTGCTCGGCACCGGCTGGTGGGAACTGCTGCCCGCCACCCAGGAGATCCAGCTCGCCCCCCAGTTGCTGCATAGCCTGGGCCAGGAACACGGCGCCACGCGCCAGGCACTGGCCCTCTGGCTGGAGCTGATCCACCCCGCTGATCGCCAGGAACTGCTCAGCCACCTGCAAGACCTGCAGGCACTGGACAAACCCCTGCTGACCAGCGTGCGCCTGCCAGGCAGTGACGCGGACCACACGCCCATCTGGTATCGCGTGCAGGGCCAGGTACTGGGCGTGGGCGACAACCGGCGCTGGGTCGGTTTCATGCTCAACATCAGCGACATCAAGAACCAGCAACTGCAAGCCGCCGCCGCCCATGCACGCCTGGATAACCTGATCGCCAGTTCACCGGCGGTGATCTACGTGCAGCGCTATGTCGGCGGCGCGCTGCACCCGGCGTTTTTCAGCGACAGCCTGTTGCCGCTGCTGGGCTGGAGCCTGGCCGATTGCAGCCATGACGGCCTGGCCTCGTTGATCCATCCCGAAGACCGTGAGTTGTACTTCCAACGCACCCGTCAATTACTACGCGAAGGGAATGTACGCAGCCGCTACCGGGTGCGCGACACCCGCGGCGACTACCATTGGCTGCTCGACGAGGCCAAGCTGCTGCGCGATGACTTGGGCCTGCCGGTGGAGGCCGTGGGGCTATGGCTCGATGTGACCGACGCGACCCTGGCCGCCGAACAGGTCAGGCAGAGCGAAGAGCGCTACCGCATCCTGGTGGAAGACTCGCCGGCAATGATCTGCCGTTATCGCCCGGACCTGACCCTGACGTTTGGCAACACGCCGCTGGCCAACTACCTGGAGTGCTTGCCCGCGCAACTGCCGGGGCGGCAATTGGACGCGTGGCTGTCGGATGAACAGCGCCAGGCATTTATCCAACGCATCTGCCGACTGACCCCCGAGTTTCCGGTGAGCACCGCCGAAATCAGCCTGCAGCTGCCCGGGCGCGAACATGCCTGGTGGGTATGGTCCGACCGTGGTGTGTTTGATGAACAAGGTCAACTGGTGGAGGTGCAGGCCGTGGGCCGCGACAACACCGAAGTGCGTCGCTCCCAGCAGCAACTGACCCAGAGCGCCAAGATGGCGACCCTCGGCGAAATGGCCACGGGCCTGGCCCATGAGATCAACCAGCCGCTGAACGTGATGCGCATGGCGATCGTCAATGTGCTCAAGCGCCTGGCCAACGGCGACGCGCAGATCGACTACCTCACCGAAAAACTCAAGCGCATCGACACCCAAGTGCAACGCGCGGCGAGGGTGGTGGACCATATGCGCGTGTTTGGCCGCCGTTCGGAAATCGAACAGCAACCGTTCGACCCAGTGCAAGCCGTGGAAGGGACCATATCGCTGCTGAGTGAGGGCCTGCGCGGCAAAGGCGTGGACCTGCGCATCACACCTGCAGACTTCAGGGTGCAGGTCAAAGGTCATGTCGACCAGCTTGAGCAGGTGTTGATCAACCTGATGGTCAACGCCCGCGATGCGCTATTGAGCCAGCGCGAAACAGCCGCGCAATTGCGCCCCTGGATTGCACTGCACTGCGAGCACGACAGCCGGCATGTGCGCATCTGGGTCGAGGACAACGGTGGCGGCATCGACCCACGATTATTGGAGAGGATTTTCGAGCCGTTTTTTACCACCAAGCCGATTGGGGTGGGGACCGGCCTGGGGCTGTCGGTAAGCTACGGGATCGTGGAAAACATGGGTGGGCGCTTGAGCGTGATCAATGGCGAGGAAGGCGCACGGTTTTGTGTGGAACTGCCGGTGGTTCAGATCACCAGGTAG